TTCAACAATATAGGGATAATGATTTAAAGGTTCTAAGGGAGTCGCGGGTTTAAAGATAATCCTCTGTTTAAATTCTTCATGTTTTTGCATTAAATTTTCAGAATTTAATTTTGCTTGTTCCATCAAATTCAAAGCAATTTCAATCCGTTTTCGAGATGCTTCTGCTTCGCGATTAATATGTTGACTCATCCCTTGCATTTGTTGGGACAATTTTGTTAGATCTAACATTATGTTTTATTGGTAATTCCGGTATTAAGTTTAAGCTTCCCCCGTTGTTGGGTTTCAGTCTCAACGATTAAGCTATCTTCCGCAACAACGAAGGGGTTTATTAATACCAGTTTAACAGATAAACGGATAGAATATTATTGAAGGGCGATCGCAATTCCAACTCCAACTACAAATAAAATAATCCACACAAAGCCTTCTCCCTCATCGGATATAGACCGATTAACCCATCTTTCTCTTTTACACCGTAAGCAGTAATAATGGTCGGGTTTCTGTGTATCTCTGACCCAAGGGCAATACATTTCCTCACATTTATCAAGCATATTGTTCTCCAAAATTTTAATTGTTTTAACCTGGGAAAGATCCCCCCTAACCCCCCTTAAAAAGGGGGGAATATGATCAATCTATTGGGAAATAGGGGTATAGGTCATTGCTGTAATTTCCAACCGTTGCAGATAGCGTTCTTGGGAAATTTGATATAAACAATAATCTCGATCTTCAATTAAACACTCTTTAACTTTCTGAAAGCCAACCTTCTCTAAAATACGACGACTCGCATGATTTTGGCATCGGGCAAAACCCACTAATTGAGGTTCTTTGAGTTCTAAGAAGCCAATTTTTAAGGCGGTTTCTGCTAATTCTGTGCCTAAACCATGACCCCAATAGGGTTGATCTAGGGCATAACCAATATTAACAAAAGCAGAGCGATCGCTATGGTAAACCTTGACAAATCCTAATAATTCTTTTCCCTGTCGGTCTAAGGCAAAATAGTTGCCAAAACCGTATTTTTCCCAATGTTGTTCCCAATCTTCTAATGCTGCGATCGCCTGATATTCTGATAACGCCCCCTGCAAAACCCATTTCATATTGGCATCATCTCCTAACATCTTAATAGCCTGCTTCCAGAAGCGTTTATCACTAGGATGACCGAGGGTAAATTTCATATTCGTTACTGAATAGTTGCAAGTTAACTGATTTAGTTGTAGCAACTAATTGAATAACTTACATCGTTTTAAATTCATGTTTTTGCGATTAAATCTAATCAAATTACAGAATATAAATTAAGTAATTTTAAATCCATTAAATTCCATTAAATATCTGAAAATCCCACAAATTACCGGAAATGACAGCAAATGAC
The window above is part of the Planktothrix sp. FACHB-1365 genome. Proteins encoded here:
- a CDS encoding GNAT family N-acetyltransferase encodes the protein MKFTLGHPSDKRFWKQAIKMLGDDANMKWVLQGALSEYQAIAALEDWEQHWEKYGFGNYFALDRQGKELLGFVKVYHSDRSAFVNIGYALDQPYWGHGLGTELAETALKIGFLELKEPQLVGFARCQNHASRRILEKVGFQKVKECLIEDRDYCLYQISQERYLQRLEITAMTYTPISQ